One segment of Phragmites australis chromosome 13, lpPhrAust1.1, whole genome shotgun sequence DNA contains the following:
- the LOC133888695 gene encoding uncharacterized protein LOC133888695 encodes RRPSERLSPGAPSKDNSLGAPVPAGAISDFISSSPAVPLPAGVTDSATVLPMPTPGQQRRDDVGMGALQLQARAVLFAVPFVMMLSFGAL; translated from the exons AGAAGACCGTCCGAGCGATTGAGCCCGGGCGCGCCGTCGAAGGACAACAGCTTGGGCGCTCCGGTGCCGGCCGGAGCGATCTCTGACTTCATCAGCAGCAGCCCCGCGGTGCCGCTCCCCGCCGGCGTCACGGACTCCGCCACCGTCCTGCCCATGCCCACCCCAGGACAACAACGGCGG GACGATGTGGGGATGGGCGCCCTGCAACTTCAAGCCAGGGCGGTGCTGTTTGCCGTTCCTTTCGTTATGATGCTGTCTTTTGGGGCTCTGTAG